The following proteins are encoded in a genomic region of Anaerolineae bacterium:
- a CDS encoding Hpt domain-containing protein: MNEEKSRPVFDRDYALEITDGDTEFLKELADLFNADYPQKLAGISRAMEDKDFKVLDKTAHSLKGASGNLGLTRVYELAFEIEKMGKTENMEGIDKIYQEIEEELERFKEFASSQL, from the coding sequence ATGAACGAAGAAAAGTCCAGGCCGGTATTTGACAGAGATTATGCATTAGAAATAACCGACGGGGATACGGAATTCTTAAAAGAGCTGGCAGACTTGTTTAATGCCGACTATCCTCAGAAATTAGCCGGGATTTCCAGAGCCATGGAAGATAAGGATTTTAAAGTTCTTGATAAAACCGCACACAGCCTGAAAGGGGCATCCGGCAACCTGGGGCTTACACGTGTTTATGAACTTGCTTTTGAGATAGAAAAGATGGGTAAAACGGAAAACATGGAAGGCATAGATAAGATCTATCAAGAGATTGAAGAGGAGCTGGAAAGGTTTAAGGAATTTGCTTCAAGCCAATTGTAA
- a CDS encoding ATPase, T2SS/T4P/T4SS family produces MDSAVKPLILCVDDDEVTRRLLERLLENAGFDTLTAKNGEEALVKVNKRKPDIILLDIMMPEMDGYEVCSRLQENNETSYIPVIFVTALGDKQDKAKAFSVGAADYIVKPIKKDDLMQKIRKHIKTDIQWKELKEDTRTWYERLLPSEFIQFKEFLFAQIGLDPEKRYKFSSISPQKIYSISKAAGINNSRIAQYIAEFLKLPYIFYVNHDDIRLGVLPTTYCRSNHVVPVSDVSGKDAFVLSNPFDWDLMDNLIKLSGLDKRSGLMITEPDNIDLLFEHGEPIQPITIPTVKEIQKAAKLSESEIKEKPVIHISNILLDRAAKERASDIHIEPKEVDTVVRFRIDGDLKDILNLKKETGVKLISRYKVIGGLDIAEKRRPQDGAFAAVIDKQTFNFRVSTTSTPNGESLVMRMLNPYAKPKALTELGMTERQVDTLVACANRNTGLILMVGGTGSGKTTTVYSLLSRIDTQIRSLMSIEDPVEYRIPLANQQQVNEKAGVTFDALLKASVRQDPDILYMGEIRDNYSAKMAVNFASTGHLTITTLHTSNATTAIFRMERLGVDRGTMADTILAVVAQGLLKKLCQHCKEVVLISEKETEMLSPFTDDIPSKVAHPVGCPKCNNTGYYGREAFYEVLSFDPKISEMVRDGFSIAEIRAFAHQRGDYLITDHALEKMRNHIFAPKDIYDKVLAEEIDFGKLVLEKDPAKITQPPKLKTKASPLILIVEDDGLTQKLIARLLENRGYRVTIAGDGIEALLYLGKEEFDLVISDVNMPNLDGFKLLEMIGQKGIKAPVIFMTSRIDPEDEAMGFKLGAMDYIKKPIQKEILLKRVERALGVK; encoded by the coding sequence ATGGATAGCGCAGTAAAACCTTTGATCCTGTGTGTTGACGACGATGAGGTTACGCGAAGGTTGCTGGAACGTCTGCTTGAGAATGCAGGTTTTGATACGCTCACAGCAAAAAACGGCGAAGAGGCTCTTGTTAAAGTCAACAAGAGGAAGCCTGATATTATCCTGTTAGACATTATGATGCCGGAGATGGATGGTTACGAGGTCTGCTCGAGATTGCAGGAAAATAATGAAACTTCTTATATTCCTGTAATATTTGTTACCGCTCTTGGAGATAAGCAGGACAAGGCAAAGGCATTTTCCGTGGGTGCTGCAGACTATATTGTGAAACCGATTAAAAAAGATGACCTTATGCAGAAGATCCGTAAACATATAAAGACGGATATACAGTGGAAAGAACTAAAGGAAGATACAAGAACATGGTATGAAAGGTTGCTGCCGTCTGAATTTATTCAATTCAAGGAATTTCTTTTTGCACAAATAGGCCTGGATCCTGAAAAAAGGTACAAATTTTCCAGTATTTCACCACAAAAGATCTATTCTATATCCAAGGCTGCGGGAATTAATAACAGCAGGATCGCTCAATATATTGCAGAGTTTCTCAAACTCCCATATATTTTTTATGTCAACCATGATGATATCCGGCTGGGTGTGCTTCCAACAACATATTGCAGGTCGAACCATGTTGTGCCTGTAAGCGATGTATCCGGGAAAGATGCCTTTGTGCTCAGCAACCCTTTTGACTGGGACCTCATGGACAATTTGATTAAATTGTCCGGTCTTGATAAAAGATCCGGTCTCATGATAACGGAACCCGACAATATTGACCTGTTGTTTGAACATGGCGAACCAATACAACCAATAACAATTCCTACGGTTAAAGAAATACAGAAAGCCGCAAAGCTTTCGGAATCGGAGATAAAAGAAAAACCGGTTATCCATATTTCCAATATACTTCTTGACAGGGCGGCAAAAGAAAGGGCCAGCGACATTCATATAGAACCCAAGGAGGTCGATACCGTGGTCCGTTTCCGGATCGATGGGGATTTAAAAGACATCCTTAATCTAAAGAAGGAGACAGGCGTTAAACTAATATCCCGTTACAAGGTAATCGGGGGTCTTGACATAGCGGAAAAAAGGAGGCCGCAGGACGGGGCATTTGCTGCAGTAATAGATAAGCAGACATTCAACTTCAGAGTATCCACTACTTCCACTCCAAACGGCGAAAGCCTTGTTATGCGGATGCTTAATCCATACGCTAAGCCAAAAGCTTTAACCGAACTCGGCATGACAGAGAGGCAGGTTGACACACTGGTTGCCTGTGCCAATCGAAATACAGGACTGATCCTGATGGTGGGCGGCACAGGGTCAGGGAAGACTACAACGGTTTACAGCCTTTTAAGCAGGATAGACACCCAAATAAGGAGCCTCATGTCTATTGAAGATCCTGTTGAATACCGCATACCATTAGCCAATCAACAGCAGGTAAATGAAAAAGCGGGCGTTACATTTGATGCTCTTTTAAAGGCTTCGGTCAGGCAGGATCCTGACATACTCTACATGGGAGAGATAAGGGATAACTATTCTGCAAAAATGGCTGTTAACTTTGCAAGCACGGGACATCTGACCATTACGACTCTGCATACATCAAACGCCACTACCGCTATTTTTAGGATGGAGAGACTGGGAGTTGACAGGGGAACAATGGCAGATACCATCCTTGCTGTTGTGGCCCAGGGATTGTTAAAAAAACTATGTCAACATTGCAAAGAGGTGGTGTTGATCTCAGAGAAAGAGACGGAAATGCTGTCCCCCTTTACAGACGATATCCCATCTAAGGTTGCACATCCCGTGGGTTGTCCAAAATGCAATAACACAGGCTATTATGGACGTGAAGCCTTCTATGAAGTTCTCTCCTTTGACCCGAAAATTTCTGAAATGGTACGAGATGGTTTTTCTATTGCCGAAATAAGAGCATTTGCGCATCAACGAGGAGACTATCTGATAACCGATCATGCGCTGGAAAAGATGAGAAATCATATTTTTGCTCCAAAAGATATTTATGATAAGGTGCTGGCGGAAGAGATAGATTTTGGAAAGTTGGTTTTGGAAAAAGACCCGGCAAAGATCACGCAGCCTCCAAAATTAAAAACCAAAGCATCGCCCCTGATCCTTATTGTTGAGGATGACGGTCTGACGCAAAAACTTATTGCCCGTTTGCTTGAAAACCGCGGCTACAGGGTTACAATCGCAGGAGACGGCATAGAAGCTCTTCTTTATCTCGGCAAAGAAGAGTTTGATCTTGTTATCTCTGATGTAAACATGCCTAACCTGGATGGGTTTAAACTGCTTGAGATGATTGGTCAAAAAGGGATCAAAGCGCCTGTAATATTTATGACATCCAGAATCGATCCCGAGGATGAGGCAATGGGATTCAAGCTGGGAGCCATGGACTATATTAAAAAACCGATCCAAAAGGAAATATTGCTGAAGAGGGTTGAAAGAGCGCTTGGAGTTAAATAG